Part of the Apostichopus japonicus isolate 1M-3 chromosome 13, ASM3797524v1, whole genome shotgun sequence genome is shown below.
TGGTATAATGCCGCAAAATGCCAGTGAGAATTTCCAGTCCAGTTTTTTTAGCACCGGCTTTCATATTTTAACAAGTGGCTCAAATTGAGACgttgtaggcctacactagCTGCTTCCAGATGTTAATACTCCAAACAGCACAAATAATGTCCCAGCCTCATGTACATACATGTCACAGCATTCAACAACTGATGTATCACACTATGATTAATGTGTCAGAGGCTTATTTAATGATAGTTATGAAACCtatttcaaaagaaatgtaCTTTTTCCCCATGTAGGTACTCAGTGTTTCTGGAGTGGAAAATCTTTTCTGCGCTGGAGGAAATAATTTGCACCTTTGGAACCTAGATGGGGAACTACTTCACACAGTAATATTAAATGGAGAAGGTAAGCCCTCAGTGTCATATGGATTGGACAGAAGgtttatttacaaaattacaaCTTGCCTGGAGAACTGAATACAAGAAATTCAGTTTGCTCTTGGCAAAATAGTTATCTCTTTTCTGTAAAATAATAAGATTCTTGACTTTTGGTATGGTGCATTTTTGGAAgctacatttttcttttaatatgttattgATCTATAAGTGAATTTTCTACCATAATAAGCTTCTAATATCCCTATTGGGGGACCAAAAGAATGCATTtgcttctttctttctcttcccaGACTCCCCTCATTAGTTTACACTGCAACAGCGGATAAAGATACATCATCATTGTACAAGAATGACCCATCCTCTTACACAGCAATATTTTCTATTCTGAGCAAGATATTGATTTTAGTTTTTATGTTTAACAGATTGGAGTATTTCATTATCTGCAGATGGAGATACTTGTAGATACTTGCCTCTTATGTTGATCCTGTTTTGGTTTCAGATGTGAGTCATATACTTGATGTAATAGGGGGAAGAATAGTGGTCGCTGCGGCTAACACCTTGGAGGCGTTCAAAGTTCCAGATACACCGGACATATTACAGGAGCTggagaaaataaagaaattggCTCCGAATCACAGAGAAATGATACTAAGTTTAGAAATGGTTTCTGGTAAGTTAATAAAAACAGCATCAGTGGTGGTAGGCATGGAACTCTTGGATTAAATGTGTACATGAAAGATAAGGGAATAGTCTCTCTTACACTTGAGTTTAcaattacatattaaataaaCATTGAATGGCCATTCAGCTCACTTTTGAATTATCTTATCATATTTCCAACAAGTTTCTTACTCTAATTTAGATCTTAGAATATTTAATTAAGTTTTTTTAGTTGACTTTGCCATGGTCAGCTGTACCATAAAGGAGCATCTGgaaataattgtcttaaaagaaGGAGTAAGTTGCACTCAAAGTATTCTCATTATTTGGGACACAGGAAACTTTTGGTTGAAATAtaatgaagagagagagagacagtgtatgtgtgtgttggggtaaggggggggggagggtggtggagTGTTGGGCGGGGTGGTGACAAGAAAGGCTGCTGAGACTCATACTTTAGGGTGTGACAAATGATGGGAGATACagcattcatttattcatctctTCTTTCAGTATTTATGTGTATCAAGCTATTGAACTGATCATGTAACTCAACATTCATCACCTATCTTTTGCCAAGTTTGGTTTGCAGAAGTCTTGTCTAACTTTGTTGACTGTTATCATAAATTATTGATGGTTTATTTTTAACTGCCAAATAATTTGTCTCCAATAGGTTCGTTTTTTGCATCTTCTTCTTTGGACGGTACCATCAAGATATGGAGCGTGGCAACTATGACCGTTACCAGGAGTCTGAACCAAGAAAAAGATTACCTTTTAGATCATTCTTATCCGTACTGCGTCCACCACTTCCTGAGTATTGATCAGGTAAATCATGGGTTTCATGatcatttataatataaatttgaCTTTTACTCAGTTGTCAGATGATGGGACAATGCTACCATTGTAGCTATTATGTATTCTACAACCCTGTAGGCCATCACTAATGTAGACTGAACCCTCCACTATCTTTAAGTACCAGCAATTCACTTTAATACTAATTGGGATGTCTACTTCTTTGTATGCTAGGATGATAAGACCATTCTGTGGGTGCTACTAGACTGAGTGTTACTGCTAGTAATGTACACTTGGATATCTGCTACAACTACTTTATATTCAGTACTTAGAACAAGAATCAAACCGTAAGTCATACACCAACCTTGTTAAGAAACTATAAGTCACAGACCTTGACAAAGAACTAGATTGTCTTTAAAGAATGTACGTGTTGTTCGCCCACCACATACGGTGTCGTCAAATAGTACTGTACTTACATAGCATTCCCCATACTTCTCTCCACTCCATTTTGCATCATGTTGAAATACTCAGTTAGTATGAAATGTGCATCCTACTTACTAACTGTACGGACTGACAAGACCTCCAGATACTTCATAGACTGGACATTAGAAAAACAATCATGCTGCACTTAGGGTGAATAATTAGCACTGTTTCATACTAATTGTTTACAATTCCTCCCTTATGTCCTACTACAAATTTATACGTTCTCTCCAAATTCATAGCATTATCGATACATATTTTAAGAATGAAATGGTCAATTTATGCAGTGGGCCGTTGTGTGTAAGACTTCCGGAATCTGTGACATATTTAAGAAGAATGTATAAAATTACACCATATTTcaagatttgaagaaaataactgtttaatgcaatttttttctgtttttcccATCTTGTTTTCCTCAGAACTTTTTATTTGCAGCAGTTGGAAGAGGTATAGCATTGTTTTCCTTATCAGGGGATTGCCTCTGGCATAAAGTCAATGCTCATCATTCAAAGATACTGTTTTTATGCTTAGTTTACAATGGGTAAGTGTTTCTTCTTAGTGGTATGTTTATTTAACGACCATTCAAAGCATTTAGTTTAGTTTGGTCTGCTATTTTCCAAACCTGCTGAGTATTACTTCAAACTTAGATTACAATTGATCCCACTTAGGCACTTGCTACGATCATCCACCAAGTAAGGGTTAGTGAGTAGGTAATTAGAGAACTTGATTCAATCCTCAACGTTTTGAGTTAGGTTATTGACCAGCATTCTGCTGAAAATTGGTCAAATCCTTAGCTTCTTCTTGTTTAGATTCCTGTAGTGTTTAGCCTCCCAGCCTGTGTACTGTGCAATGAACACGACCAAATAACATGATCCAATTACTTCAATATAGAGAGAGTACTGCATTTGTTGCCATAGTGAACTGTTGACATGGTGTTGTAGTGAGTGGGCACTTTCCTCTCTCGAAAGCCCCACACCTTCTCCAACCATTGAGTAAATCCATCAGGTGTGTCAAAGTTGTGCATCACATCCATGGATAGCCCTGCCTATGATGCCTTGTGTTTTACCCATGTTTGTTCGTTTTTAGTCCTAATTATTGATTGAAATTTGCCTTCATTCATTGCAGTATGTTTCTTGCATCATGCTCTGAGGATGGTACGATACGTTTATGGGGAGCAGAAGAGTTTGCAGACCAACCCTTGGAGGGGAAATCCTTACTTAGCAAAGAGATCCCAGAGAGTTCATTAGAACGGTTGCTTGGGAGAAGGTAAGTTGGTGAATGTTAGTCTTTGATTTGCATTAAAACATTGTGTGAACAGGTTTGGTCTGATGTGGTAGTTAATTGCATAGCAAGCCCAGGTTGctacatattttaaataaatataaaaaataaaaataaataaattgaaacataTCATGCAAGACCCAACACACCCTTTGTTTCAGCACTATAATTACAACCGCTCTGGACTGCGTTTATGCCCACCACGTACACTTAGGGCccgctacagatactcatttgtgcctaatgctatccatatatttaattcacgagtgagaagataagttacttatttgtaggacttgctgcatatatgtttgtattactgtatgtgtatcgcagtctattgatacttatactattactttttttttgcttttttttcgtttacgacctgtgtaagccaaatttccgattgtggacaataaattcaaattcaaattttggcataGCAAGTGAAAGCACTTTTTTTTGGTTATTACAATTATATTAAGTGTCAAAAGTTTTGCTAAAACTTTATAATGTATCTGGCAACCACAGAGAGGTGAGGGGCATCATTATCATGacaattcaagatattcagttAAGAATTCTCTAGTTTAGAAACTGATTTTATATCTTGTCCCTGACAGCATTACTACCAGAGAAAAGAGAAGGTTACTACGCAAAGAAGAAAAGTATAAGGTGCCATCACCAGTATTGTTAGGGGAGTGCGTGTCTCACTCTGGTGCCGTCCAGAAGCTGTTGACGTTTAATGACAATACTATGGTGTCATATGGGAGTGATGGCATTGTTATTTTATGGAAGGTATGTTTATTAGAATAATTGAGTAGTGCAGAAAACTGGACAATCTTAATATAGTGCATTCCAAGGGCAAAACATGTATAAATAAACCATAGTGTATCCCACAACCTAATAATAGAGATGTATCCTAAAATATAGTGTATTACACAACCTTAATAGAGATGTATCCTAAAATATAGTGTATCCTACAACCTAATAGATAGAGATGAATCCTAAACCATAGTGTATTCCACAACCTAATAGATAGAGATGTATCCTGAAATATAGTGTATCCAACAACCTAATAGATAGAGATGTATCCTGAAGTATAGTGTATCCCACAACCTTAATAGATAGAGATGTATCCTAAACCATAGTGTATCCCACAACCTAATAGATAGAGATGTATCCTAAACCATAGTGTATCCCACAAAACTAATAGATAGAGATATATCCTAAACCATAGTGTATCCCACAACCTAATAGATAGAGATGTATCCTGAAATATAGTGTATCCAACAACCTAATAGATAGAGATGTATCCTAAAATATAGTGTATCCCACAACCTTAATAGATAGAGATGTATCCTAAACCATAGCATATCCCACAAACCTAATAGATATAGATGTATCCTAAACCATAGTGTATCCCACAACCTAATAGATATAGATGTATCCCTAAACCATAGTGTATCCTACAACCTAATAGATATAGATGTATCCTAAACCATAGTGTATCCCACAACCTAATAGATATAGATGTATCCTAAACCATAGTGTATTCCACAAACCTAATAGATATAGATGTATCCTAAACCACAGTGTATCCCACAACCTAATAGATATAGATGTATCCTAAACCATAGTGTATCCCACAACCTAATAGATAGAGATGTATCCTAAACCATAGAGTATCCCACAACCTAATAGATATAGATGTATCCTAAACCATAGTGTATCCCACAACCTAATAGATATAGATGTATCCTAAACCATAGTGTATCCCACAACCTAATAGATAGAGATGTATCCTAAACCATAGTGTATCCCACAACCTAATAGATATAGATGTATCCTAAACCATAGTATATCCCACAACCTAATAGATATAGATGTATCCTAAACCATAGTGTATCCCACAACCTAATAGATATAGATGTATCCTAAACCATAGTGTATCCCACAACCTAATAGATATAGATGTATCCTAAACCATAGTGTATCCCACAACCTAATAGATAGAGATGTATCCTAAACCATAGTGTATCCCACAAACCTAATAGATATAGATGTATCCTAAACCATAGTGTATCCCACAACCTAATAGATATAGATGTATCCTAAACCATAGTGTATCCCACAAACCTAATAGATATAGATGTATCCTAAACCATAGTGTATCCCACAACCTAATAGATATAGATGTATCCTAAACCATAGTGTATCCCACAACCTAATAGATAGAGATGTATCCTAAACCATAGAGTACCCCACAACCTAATAGATATAGATGTATCCTAAACCATAGTATATCCCACAACCTAATAGATATAGATGTATCCTAAACCATAGTGTATCCCACAAACCTAATAGATATAGATGTATCCTAAACCATAGCGTATCCCACAACCTAATAGATAGAGATGTATCCTAAACCATAGAGTATCCCACAACCAGATAGATAGAGATGTATCCTAAACCATAGTGTATCCTACAACCTAATAGATATAGATGTATCCCTAAACCATAGTGTATCCCACAAACCTAATAGATATAGATGTATCCAAACCATAGTGTTTCCCACAACCAGATAGATAGAGATGTATCCTAAATCATAGAGTATCCCACAACCAGATAGATAGAGATGTATCCTAAACCATAGAGTATCCCACAACCTAATAGATAGAGATGTTTCCAAACCATAGTGTTTCCCACAACCAGATAGATAGAGATGTATCCTAAACCAAAGTATATCCCACAACCAGATAGATAGAGATGTATCCTAAACCATAGTGTATCCCACAACcgagaagggaaaaaaagacaaCATTATTGTGACATTTATGTTTTCTTCAAGAAAGTGGTTCACATTAGTTTGGGATATTGATGTCCTTGCTTGTTTGGATTCTTCTTTAATTCAATCATAAGATGCTCAATTTGATTTCTTCCAGGATGGGGCCAAAGAATCAGAGCTTCGAAACGACCAAATTCGGAAAATACTACATTTCAACAGTCAAGTTGACCAGTCTAAGTCATAGCGAACATTGAGACTGGCAAAGTAAAAGTCTAACATGTTTGGTCACGGTTTCAAGACAACTACGCAGTTATCTGAAGCAATTTCccaaacaatttcagataaAAGAGGAATCCATTTCACATTGGAACTCTTTTCTTTATGCAATCATGATGCAGTAAAGGAGAATGTTGGCTGTTCATTTTCTTGTTCAATTAACGTTTACCAAATAAAAGCTGTGAAGAGGTTTTCGTCTTTTTAGTGTCTATACACTGTTTTAAAAGTACTTCAGTTTTAGAAGGATTAATGTGAGGTTTCTACATGTACAATCAGCTATGTTGTAAACCTTTTAAATGCATCATATTCCTGTTTTCATACATCCTTCATCTTGGTAGGAGTGAGTAGGAGGCTACTCTCCTGCCCAGTGTTACAAAGGGCAGTACAGGGAGGGGAGAATCTTGAAGCAAACAAGTTATCAATTAATAGCATTTTCTGCTGACAGTTAGTTGACAACTAGATGAAAAACAGCTAGTTGAAAACCCTAATGGAAaatttgcttagctgtcaaagttctATGTATTTAGAATTccataaaaagtatcatttttgtaaaaatattattttcctctgtggacAAATGTTTGGCATAGtacataataaaacaaagagaTTTCCAGGTGAAGTGCTGTGATGCTTGTTGTTCTGCTGTTACCAGATGTACTTGATGTACCAGATGTCTTCACGATACAAAAAGCTATAAGGATCTGGTTTTGCCATTTTCAGCAACTTTGCTAAGCAATCAACCTTAGTAACCAGAAAAAATCCCTTTAAATCAGCCATAACATTACTAGTACTTATTTGGACATATGGAATTTTGTTAGTTTTTCGTTTCTGCTACTGCTGATGATGTAAAGTGTTCAGGAATTTTTTAACCACTATTTCCTAAACTTGAGAAATACCATTTTTTTACCAGTCTTGCCAAAAAGCACTTAAAAAACATTGCAAGAAGCAGCAACTCaccttttgtttattattaatgCTGTTTGATTATTCTATTTTGTTCTAAGGATGTACAGAAATTAGTTTATTTAGCAAAAGTGCAATATTCATATGTAGGTAAAAATAGCTTTATTTTAACATGCTTTCACatgcttgtttttttgttggtgAAAATTTTCAGAGCTTATCAAATCTCCAAGTCTAACAAGAAATAATATGTATTTGTAATTGATCGAAGTAAAGGACTCCTTGGTCtgctatattttgttttaacactGCATGAGCATTAATAAGCCAGTTGACAATTATTATGTGTCTCTAAAAACTTTGTTTCCCAAGAGACCATTTATTGACCTTATGACATACTATAAAAATTGACCAAACTTGATGCAAATGCTGTGGTAAGAATAGATTCCATGAAATAGACCAATACTTTTAGATAACCAATGTTGCAATGGTTGACAAGTTGCTACCATTATAAGGATTTACCTGTGATGGGAGTCTAAAGGGAATAAagttagggggaggggaggtgatgGTAGAGGATGTTCATCTCATATAAGCTATGTTTTTACACTGTAATTATTGGTTATGTGGATGAGCACTAGTTTAAAATGAATCTTGCCCAGTTCTTTTGTTTGTCACTCCACAGTATAATTGATGAGGGAAAGGAACAGTTTTGTTTGTAGTCGACTgtatatacaatacaatttGTTTCCTCTCAGTGTGTGTGATTCAATGACATCAAGCCTAATTACTTTATAAAGTTAATATTTTAGTAACTGAATATGACTATTTAGCAGTGATATATATGGCTTATGATGGGAACTAAATAATTGTTTCACCAGGATAGTTTTAGCTATTCTTTTGGAGGTAAGAAGCAAATATTTACCTCTGAAAGTTACCTTTAGTTAATTTTGCAGCAAGCGTCACTACATTTGTATCTTTAAACTAAATAAAGGTACAATTTTCATAATGCTTTTAGACttacagatatatacatattaattgttttacaaatgcaAATCTAATAATTGTTGTATTTAGCTCATTTAGATGTTGTGTAATGTTTCTTTATGTACGGTGTATACTACGTGGTATGTTTAGTGCAATTGTTTGGTGCTTGAactagaaaattaaaaaataatgtcTATCCTTGTTTTACACATTCAAATATGTTTGTTAATGTTCCATGTTAAGGTGCATTTAATGTCTCAGATGGTTTAAGTTTTTAAATAGTTTTATAATTTTTGACAGAATATAAACTTGAGAATGTCTGGAAGGTGCATAAACATATCATCTTGATTCCAGCATGGACAGGAGAAACAatttgttatattatatatagaatttgaagtaaaaaatatTGACACTTTGCTATAGCCTTTCACAATACAAGCGGAGacaactaaaaataaataatgtgtATGAAATCTGAAATTAGT
Proteins encoded:
- the LOC139978398 gene encoding WD repeat-containing protein 41-like isoform X2; protein product: MAYTYFPRMSSFGMAMHSSEMEVERAPENQPQNPFTEIHILTNHSDVIRTIIPIDGHRFVSVSDDHTAVVWSTNCSNPLFVLNGHAGPVVCAMGMTMVQYDAERGYALKEQILLTGSLDKTIRVWSLESGECINILKDHNTYVKVLSVSGVENLFCAGGNNLHLWNLDGELLHTVILNGEDVSHILDVIGGRIVVAAANTLEAFKVPDTPDILQELEKIKKLAPNHREMILSLEMVSGSFFASSSLDGTIKIWSVATMTVTRSLNQEKDYLLDHSYPYCVHHFLSIDQNFLFAAVGRGIALFSLSGDCLWHKVNAHHSKILFLCLVYNGMFLASCSEDGTIRLWGAEEFADQPLEGKSLLSKEIPESSLERLLGRSITTREKRRLLRKEEKYKVPSPVLLGECVSHSGAVQKLLTFNDNTMVSYGSDGIVILWKDGAKESELRNDQIRKILHFNSQVDQSKS
- the LOC139978398 gene encoding WD repeat-containing protein 41-like isoform X1 — its product is MSGGADLAMAALLRKKGRRSANYKATSSAAHEMEVERAPENQPQNPFTEIHILTNHSDVIRTIIPIDGHRFVSVSDDHTAVVWSTNCSNPLFVLNGHAGPVVCAMGMTMVQYDAERGYALKEQILLTGSLDKTIRVWSLESGECINILKDHNTYVKVLSVSGVENLFCAGGNNLHLWNLDGELLHTVILNGEDVSHILDVIGGRIVVAAANTLEAFKVPDTPDILQELEKIKKLAPNHREMILSLEMVSGSFFASSSLDGTIKIWSVATMTVTRSLNQEKDYLLDHSYPYCVHHFLSIDQNFLFAAVGRGIALFSLSGDCLWHKVNAHHSKILFLCLVYNGMFLASCSEDGTIRLWGAEEFADQPLEGKSLLSKEIPESSLERLLGRSITTREKRRLLRKEEKYKVPSPVLLGECVSHSGAVQKLLTFNDNTMVSYGSDGIVILWKDGAKESELRNDQIRKILHFNSQVDQSKS